The genomic stretch AGTGGGCAAGCATGTCACTGAGATCTGAGCAGGATTCCAGAAGAATGACCCTTGCCACAGCTGCAAATGAAAGTTTCGAGGGATTCTTACATAGTCCTCGAGTTTTCGACGAACCGTTCGACAGTTAAATTTGCATTTGCCACCACCGTCCCATACCGGAAAGATTGTTTGGGGATGCTCAGACCCTTTTATTTGCAAACACGTTCCCCTcgactttgtttcttcccagtatttttgcttttgcggATCATCCCGTCCATGTGACGGCTCATGCacgttcttttcttttcggtatTTGGGAGTATTTGGTAAGATTCCTCTGTCTCTCGGTCTCTGCCTTGTCTCTTCGCTCTTCACTCCACTCATGGGCCCCTCACTCCACTTGTACATacttttaattaattaatcatGTATTCCCGGTTCGTCTGACTGATGAGTCCCTACGGACATCGTTGTTCTTGACTCGACTTCTTTGCATATTTCAAAGTACAACAGAATTATAATACCGATAAAGAATTTTTGATAGTTTCCAAGAGGCTGGAAATTAACTCCGATCGGCAAGAGTGACATTGAGGTTTAGCCCTTCCAGAAGGTGGTTGAATAACCgtcaaggaaaaagaaaagagaacgaCCAGGAGAATAATTGTGTTACTCTCCTCTCTGACTATCTTATCCCCTttccgttcttcttttcttggctattACttacttctctctttttcttttttccttttttttcgtGTTCCCATTTTGGGAGGTGAACATCGAACTACTGCAACTCGCTGGAGTGTTACTTACTCCATACACTTAcctactttcttttttattgGGAACACCgcccctctctttctccctctttcaaACAATTCATTTTCTCCCACTTGTCATACCAGCAACACTGTACGACTTGACCCCTGTCTTACACAGAGCCGCAGGTTCAGTTAGCGACACCTGAGGGAATCCTTCTACGCCCAACCTGACCGTGTTCTCCGCGTGGGGGGTTGGTGGGAGACGAGCTGCGGGGTGACCGACGGGTTGCAGAGCCAAGATCTCTGATCCCGATCAAGAGAAACGTGGACGGTTTTTGCTGCTCCTGTGTGACTTCCGGTGCCAATCAGGCCCCCTTCAACTACATTGCGTTCTGGTCTCGTCTATTGCTATTCTGTTTGCCTTGCCGCGGCTTGCGCGAAGCTCTTGTGGTCGAGTTGTCGGCTTCCGAACGAGGCGCTCCATGAAACGGCAATGCCTAATCAGAGTGGATCTGATATCTCTTTGACGTCGTCCAGCTCGTCAGTATGCCCAGGTGATCGCGATACGAGGCCCGGATCGTCGTCATGTGACACCCCGGCCCCGTCGCAGCATCGTCGGCCTCCTTATTCCACCCAAGAAGGCGTCCCGGTGACAAGGGATCAGCAACCGGTGTTGAGCGATACTGATGCGGTCTCAAGTGCTTTCAACCCGACGGACCCGGGTATCTCTGCCCTCATGGCGTTGCCTCAGTACCCGAGTGTCGCGACCAATGAAGCCAACTTTCTGGCTGTCTCAGAGGTCGTAAATGCGGTGATCGATCGCGATTCCTATTTTCGCCGTGTAGGGGGAGGGGATGAGGGAACCATCCATCGTCACTCATCGCCACCCACCGACTTGTACATGTCAGATTCAGAGATGACGGATGTATTGTCCGACCTGGGCGGGGTACCCCTCGCGCCGTATGAGAACGGGCAACTCGGCATGGAGACGCTGGTTCACCACTTGATCGATCACGCAACAGCCAGGCGCGCCATTTCCACGATTTCGGAAGATagtgaagacgaagacgaagatgccGCAGCCCTGATCACACACTACGACACCCCCGTGAATCAAGATCCGTCTACCCCGATCTCTGAGCAAGACGATCTCCTCGACGACGCGGAGAAGTTCTActcggatgaagatggcGGTGACTACGACGAAGATTTCGCTGAACAGATCGAAGCCTACCAGGCCGGGGACTTATCAGAAGTTGATTACGATGATTTCTATCGAGGCTTAGATCATGACCTTGGCTCGCAGGCAACAGAAGTCACTGGCCCTGACGACCACAACTATCCCTCCGATGGCGAGGATTGGAGCGGTGGAGACTTGACTGGCGATCCCCGCTTTCCTGCCTCCGTCATACACGGAACCAGTATGTATTTTCATGGTCTTATAGGGCCaactttccttccttccaccCTTGTATTATATAACTTGCTCAGAATGAGCCCATGCTGATTGTCTTGTGTGCGACAGCCCATGAAAGGAACTTTACTATCGACCAGTTTATCTCTCAATGGCTTGTGCAGTCGACGGCGGCCTCGATACCGAGTCTTCCGGTTATCTCGACGGCAATGCCACCGAGTCCCATCTCCAACATCCTTGGCTGGAATCCTCCAGCAAAGATCGCACGGCCGAGTGGGTACACCGGAGACTTTTATGACATCCAACAGATCCCATGGTGGGAGACCTTACGAGTCAAGCGAGCAGACGCCCGGGAGCTGCGAGACCTCTGGTATACGTCGTACCATAACCTAGAGTACTCAAATCAACGGCCGGGGCTGCGACTATCTCAGGAGGAGTTCTACTTCCGGGAAAAGGCTATGTACACCAAGCATAAAGCTACGATCGAGCACTTTCAACTCCGGAATCTGATGTCGGTTGCAGCCCACAATACGGTGCACTTTGCCCAAGAGTCAAAAGTGTATTCCTGGGCGCCTGCCTATGATGACGTGAGCTGCTTGATCGATCTGTCCAAGCCGTCCGCCGAATCCGGATTGCATGCGCCCGTGAAGATCTCTACTATGAAATCGGCTCACGATGTTGCCATCGCTGGTGGGTTTGCAGGTGAATACGCTGTGCGAGCAACGGGCACGCAGGAAGGTGGCGTGCAAGGTTTCGTGACGAAGGACCCCAACGGGATCACTAACCATATCGATGTCGTCCCCAGTCGCACGAGCCGGTCCCCAATGGGCATCTTTGCATCCAACGACCGACACCTCCGCGTGCTGGATGTAGAGACCAACACCTTCATTGCAGATCAAGAGCTGTCGCGCGCCATTAATTGTACGGCGACGTCGCCGGATGGACGTTTGCGGTGTGTTATTGGTGACTCGCCCGACGCTTGGGTCGTTGAGGCAGACACGGGACGACCTGTACATCCCCTCCGAGGCCATCGCGATTTTGGGTTTGCATGCGCGTGGTCTCCCGATATGCGACATATCGCCACCAGCAACCAAGATAAGACAGTGATCATCTGGGATGCACGGACCTGGCGCGttctggagaagatcgagtCGGACGTCGCGGGGTATCGATCCCTCCGATATTCGCCGGTCGGCGGCGGCCCACGCACGCTACTGCTGTGCGAACCGGCTGATCGCATCTCGATCATCAACGCGCAAACATACCAAACGCGGCAGGTACACGACTTTTTTGGGGAAATCGGTGGTGCGGACTACTCTCCGGACGGCAGCACGGTCTGGGTTGCCAATACCGATGAGCATTTCGGTGGATTTATGGAATACGAGCGACGCCAATGGGGCCAGCGCTACGGAGTACGGGGCTTGCCTAATGAATGGGTGCGAGAGTCCGActtggacgaggatgagcgATGCGTTCTTAGCGAACGAGAGCGACAGATGCGTTTCTGGTGGAATTTAAGCGACGAAGAACATGAGGGGATGTTACTAGTGTAGCAATCGGATTGCTAccgctgcagctgcagctcagaAGGCTTGATCCTCAAAGAAACCATGcgccgccaccaccattgGTTGGTCGAACCTAAAGAAGATGTGGAACGATAGTCGATGGGGGGGGGGGCATTTTTCGGGAAAGGGGGATTCAGTGTTTGCTATGAAAGCACCTCATTATGAAATCTCCGCATGATTTTTTTGCTCtacttttttatttccttttccttcttctttcatgTTTTACTGTATCTACAACATACTGGGAGGATTGCTGATTGCGTTACGAGATACCACTGAATTGAATGCTGCACAtctgttttttgtttttcagTTTTCATCAAATGAAGAAGGTCTACGTAATACCTGTGTGGCGGCCAAAGATCGGTGTGATCCGATCGGTACCCAATGATCGGGGCTGTGGCTGGGTAACCCCACCGCCGATCTTCAGCTCAACCAAAGCACAGCCgcagcccctcctcctctcgGAAATAAATACCATACAAACAACAAATCTTCCCCCCTAATTCCTCCCTCCTAGATCATATTCTacctttcttcatcaaatcACCgcaaccaaaagaaaatcaatatGGGTTTCTCTGACTTGCTCCAGTCCGCCGTCTCCCAGGCCGTTAGTCAAGCCACTAACAGCTCTGGcggcaacaacaacaacaacaaccaggGTGGTTCCAACCAGGGCTACGGAGGAGACTCTTACAGCGAGCGTCCCTCCCACGGCGGCAACCAAGGAGGCTACAACGACCGTCCCTCTCAGGGCTACGGAGGCGACTCCTACAACGACCGCCCTTCCCACGGCAACCAGGGAGGCTACAATGACCGTCCCTCTTCAGGCTACGGAGGAGACTCCTACGGCGGCCGTCCCTCCCACGGCAACCAGGGAGGCTACAACGACCGTCCCTCTTCAGGCTACGGAGGAGACTCCTACAACGACCGTCCCTCCCACGGCAACCAAGGAGGCTACAACGACCGTCCCTCTTCAGGCTACGGAGGAGACTCCTACAACGACACCTCCTACAACGCCCCACCCCCCTCCCACGGCGGCTACCAcaactccaacccctccTCCCACGGCTTCTCCGACAGCGACGTGAGCCCAGCCCTCGCCCACGCCCAACAGCACTCTGACTCCTCCTCCGACTCGTCCCTCTTCAGCACCGCCCTGAACTTCATCAAGGACAAGCGGGGCCGCTCTTCCTCCCCCGACATCGACGAGGACCAGATGGTCCAGTCCCACCAGCAGCTCTACAATGACAATGATAGCAGCAAGGCCCATGACTCGAACTCCCTGGGCGCTGGCGCTGCCATGCAGGCGCTGAAGATGTTTTCTTCCGGTCAGAGTGGTGGCTCTTCGGGCGGTGATCAGAATGCTTTCATTGGTATGGCTATGAGCCAGGCTGCTAAGCTTTGGGAACAGAAGAATTCGAGTGGCAATGTGGTGAgttttgttctgtttcttcctttttatatatatatgttttgTGGATTTGGCCTTGGGTGAATGCTGACTTGGGTTGCTGTAGACCGATGATAAGCAGTCGGCTGTTAACAAGGCCGCTGAGATGGCTATGAAGATGTATATGAAGAGTCAGGGTAGTGGATCGTCTGGTAGCGGCGGGCCTGCTTTGATGAACTTGGCCGCCAAATTCCTGAGCAAATAGGTTGGTTTAGGGTTtaatttgtttcttttcgtgTGAATATGGTATATGGTTTTATGTTATATTCTTGGACATGACAGAATGATATACAGAATGATTTGCTACTTTTGAATGCATGAATAAATATATGCTATGCCTCTTGAAGGGTGAAATTTTAAACAACCattctattttatatctAAACAGCCAGGGTTCATGCAGCGCCAAACAATGAATCCCATGGTATCAGTAGACCAGCAAATCCAAAGCAAAACTCTAAGCTAGAACTCGGGGAGAGAAAATCGGATATTGGGAATGAGAATGgaataaatagaaagtaGGAATAGAAAACGCAAGTCAATCAccactcatcatcatcatcgtgCTTGCCTTGCATCGCGTGTTGTCGTGCTCTCAATGCCTCTGCGAGGCCTCCTGCTAGGCTGGCGTTCGAGGTGCTGTTCGGCGTCCCGCGACCACTACCGCCAGACGAGTCCTGCGAGTTCATGCTCACGGCGCTGTCCCGAGGCGCTGGTGGAGGTGCCGGCACCGCTTTTCTTCCAGCCATGTTCGGGCGCTTCGCAGGTGGCGCAGGAGGTGCTGGTTTGGCCTTCGCCGCGGCCGCAGTAGCGGCGGCTCCGTTGGCAGACGGCACCGGGCTTGCCCTAGGTGcggctggtggtggtggtgggggagCAGGCTTAGGCGTAGGCGCGacttgttcttcaagataCGCCTGGGGGGTCCAGCCCTGGACGGAAGTTGCCATGTTCATGCACAACCACCAACCTAGTACACGTTAGCCTCGTAAGCATAGAAATGAGGAAGCCAAAACTTACCGTTCCCTTCCTTCGATACAATCTGCACGACATCTCCCGCCCGGATGTCCAGCTCGTTGGACTGTGCGCTAGTGAAATCGTACAAGGCCTTCGCTGTTGCTTTCTTCGGCGCCGGGGGACTCGCTGGCggtggcggaggcggagctCTCACGGAGCCGGATGAGGCATTCCGTGTATGAGAAGCGGCAGCGGCTGCAACGGGCTGGGGAACTGGTCTAGGAACGGCGGCAGGCTGAGGGGCAGGAATTGGTTGCGCCGTAGCCGGCTGTGATTGAGGCAGAGGTTGAGGTTTGGGTGTAGGTCTGGATGCAGGTCTGGACGCCAGTTTCGATGGCCCGCCACCAGGACCTCCGGGGCGCAACAGCTTTCCTTTGGTGACTGGCCGTGCCGCAACTTGCTTCGCTTTCGGCGTCGGCTTGGAGACCGAGCTCGGGGGCTCACCGGGACTGGTGTGAATAGTGTGGCTCTTGTAGGTATCAACGTTCGGAGAGGCGGCCGGATCCTTAATAGCTTTAACCGTAGCCAACTTACCGGGCTTCTTGTTGTATTCAATGCTATATTGAGTTAGTGGTGGAAAACTAATACACAGGGACACAACTTACTTCTCAGAAACCTTCAGATTCAATTGCCCACGCAAAGCGGTCTGAAGATGTGTGAAAAATTCCGTTTTGAAGACACAGTTAATCAAAGGATCAGGTTCCTGCCCACCGATGATCAAGGAGAACCAGTCGTCTTTCAAATTTGAGGTGCTGACAGCTTTGATGGCACCAATCGGCACCGTTCTTTCAGCTGAAATTTGCAATTGGTTATTGACAAGAATTTGTGCCACGATATATACATGCCGGTTTGTCTGCAATTGTTAGGATACTAGTTTGTTGTCGGCATCATCCAGTCACTCACCAAAACAAGAATCCGTGGAGAAGGTTTACTAGACCGACCAAACTTGGAAATCAGGACCTCACCACggcaagaaaagaggatATCATCCGATCCTTATATAAAGTCAGCAAGCATTGTCGACTATCAAGTGGCAAATAATACACTTACCGCTAATGCCTGCACCGTTGCGGATCATCTCTCCCGGTCCACCCTTGTTACCGATTCCAAGGTAGTCACCAAGGAATCGTCGAGAGCCGAGCAAACTCATTCTGCGACGTTCCTTGCGACCTTGGAGCACCTGATGGCCTTGATCACGCACCTTAAGGAGTTCAAGACCGCCGGTGGTGCGACGCCAGAATCGCTGAATGCGGATGGCGCACTCAATACGATAGCGAAGGTAGTTACGCCATGCGCGCTGGATGCGAATAGCCATGTTGTGCCAATACCGGTCACGCATAGCCTCTAGGGCAAAAAGCGTTTCGGGGGTCTTGACGAACACCTTCGTGATACCCATCTGGTACTCCTCTGCGGGAATGCTAGTGTCCTTGAGGATCTGCCGAGCGCCTGATTCTGCGTCGCCGGTCCATGTGTAATCGCCGGCGTAGGACGTTTTCGGGGACAAAAGGTAGAAACGCTCCACGAACTTATTGAAAGTTTGACGATAAGCGAAACCAGCACGTCGAATTCGGACGTTTTCCTGGAGACCGAGGTATTTGATTTGATGCAGAACGTTTCCAACGTTGTACTCTCTCGGGGCCTTGTTGTCGTTTGGCTTGATGGTACGAATGTATGATGGCTGAGCTTTCATCAAGGTAGCCACCAGGTCGTTAGCGGAAGCCTTAATCTTGTCGCTAGCAGTAGGTGGACGTCTCTTATCATCTTGGTTGACCTGGTTAGGGAAAAGCGTGTGGACAAACTGATTGCCGCTCGATCCGACAAGGTTCAGGAGATCCTTCAGCAGCTggtctttgttcttgtctgTCATGCCCTCTACGGAGTAACTGACATCACCGGCGTAGTGCTTGACAATAAACTGACCCTGTCGGTTCTCGAAGTTTGGATTCTGCCCGAGGAAGTTCAGTCTTCCCACAAAGGTGTTGTCCGCAGCGCCAGAATCAGCATGCGCTGTTGCACAAGCGTCATTGAGGGCAGCAAAAACACCAGGTGGCCGCTTGTCTTCAATCAACGAGCATACCACCTTGTTATCAAAGTATTTGATCGGCGTCCACTGGATCTGCTCGCGAGCATATTCGTCTTGTTCAGCCTTCAGGGTCAATTGGATGAAGATTTGCTGGAGTTTCTCATTAACATAATTAATGCAGAGCTGTTCGAAAgagttcttctcgaagattTCGAAACCATAGATATCCAGAATTCCAATTGAGTTCGCTACGGGTTCCCTGGCAGTTAAGGACTGATTGACACGTTCAACGATCCAATCGAAAAGATTGAAATAGATCGCCTTGGATAGCGCATCACGTACGGCAAGGGCCTGGACGGTGTTCAGAGGAACTTCGTAAACTGATCCCCTACGGCCTCCACGGGCGGTTTCCATGATGCGGATGGTGAGCGCTTTGTTCACCTGGGCAGGATCGACTTCCAGCAAATAAGCGACAAAATCAACAACCGACTGATCCGAGATAGCAGCGTTTCCAGAATCATCCTCAGCGAACTGAACATTTCCAATCCACAGAATGGCGGCGAGCATTCGGAAGACGTTGTCCTGTTCAGCTTCGCTCATCCCAATCACCCCCATTGCATTCAGAGTATCCCTGAACTCGGCATTGTCGTCAACTCCGGGCACGTCGAAGCATTTTGAGCGGCTTGTATACAGGTAGGATTGGGGCTGCTGTACGCCAAACATATCTACCGCTTATTAGACCATGTTCGCTGTTTTAGGGACAGAAGTCATACCTCGATATTTCTGCGGCGCTGCCTTGGTGAACTGGTAGAAGATGTGGAAGTTTCGCTCGTTGGCGATCTGACCGACGACTCGCGATTTCTCCAGCAAGTAGTTGGTGATGTTGGCGCCAACCGGCTCACCATTAGCATTGAATTCCAACTCCAGGTACTTTCCGAACCGAGAAGAGTTATTATTGCGCAGCGTCTTCGCATTACCGAATGATTCAAGGAGCGGGTTTGTGGCCAAAACCATGTCTTTCGTCTGTTGGATGGACGAATCGCTTCCGCCGGATACACTGGCGATGTACTGCATGATCCGCTTCGCGGCCTCCGTCTTCCCCGCACCCGACTCTCCGGAAATGATCACACATTGGTTATCTTTGTAGGATTTCATGTTATAATACGAGGATTCTGCAACTGCGAAGACGTGAGGGGGAACTTCTAGCCGATTCTTACCCCGATAGGAGTCGAGGACATTATCGGTATAGATGCCCACTAGAAAAGGGGTCAGTCAGCTCATGTCCATCCCCTGGCCATACCTCTCAATGGGTCTACCTACAGTCTCGAAACGGGTTCACGGACACCAACACATGTCCGATGTACGTCTAGGGGAGATAAAACACTTAGTCCCGGTCTGGCGCATGCCCGCGATATCAACTTACGTAGATTTCGTCATGCTCGAAGCGAAGCTTCAGGTTGTCGTTGATGGCTTCATTCGAGATCTTGCTCAGCAATGTAAGATCCGAAACAccaatatccttcttctttgttgtctCAAATGTGGCCTTCTTGACCTGAGGTTTTCCCGCTTGTCGCCCATCACCTACATCAGCGACCTTCGAGCGACCGAAGCCTcgactcttcttctccccgcCAACAGGACGTCGTGAGTGTCCCTAATTGCGATAGTGCGTCAGCggatttgtttcttggatTTAACTCCAGGCCACCATCGCATGCAGAAGTTTGCCAgacagagaggaagaggcgacTCACCATGGTTGTTGTTACCGACTACCCCGGATTGGGCGCCCAGGCGTCAAGATATGTTGGTGTATAAGTTTAGAAACGGGGTATTGTAAAGTAAGCGTTTAAGAACTGAGGGGAACCagcggaaaagaaaggtcgCTCATTCCAAGTGTATACACACACGAAtaaagaaagtgaagaagtGTAAAAAGGAACAACGCTCGTAGAATGAGTGATGCAAGAGAATggggggagaaggaggaggaatgaCGATGTGGTGCCTGTGGAGGACAAGACGCAGACTGTCAAGTCGCTATTGTTATTCGGCGGGACAGCCGATGGAACCTCCGTCTGCGCCACACACACACGTGTGGCACCGTTGGGTTGACTTCCCTTCAGGTCGACAACGCGCAATCCCTTAAAATCCAAGGTCTGGTACTGGTTAATAATCTTGACAATATTCGCCTCTTCCTTTCAGGGTTCTGGCGGCAAAATTGGTGCCTTGTCCCTGGAGATCCAGGGTTGTACTGCAAGATGACATTCaatatattattactattaatagATTTCCTCAAGATTATCTATGTGTTCTCCGTATTCGTTTTATGTAAGGTTGATTTGGGGCCTATTTGTATGAGATTCAAAAGGAGCGATATATTAGCCTCAGGCAGCCACTTTCCATTGGTGTCTAAGGTCTCCGTACGTCATCCCTGCATCCTATAGTTCGAGGATTTATCGACAAAAAAGCTTCCCTTGATGCCCAATACGGGAATCCCttgggatgaagacgaagtcgGTCGACTTTACTCTGTAAATCTTTCAATTTGTCATTGTATAATGCATCTGAGGCAATAAGGGGTAGTCCAGGGATAAGTGGAGTTAGGATTACACTACTacaattatatatattgaccACTAGCAAAGCCTTGTAGTAAGTAAGCCTAACTGGTTCGAGGAGAATAATAGTAAAATTAACAATtaaaatcaaacaaacaaattAAGTTGCACTTCTATACATCGTCATTCACATACCCTATCATGATCCCAGAATTCTGCAATTTCTCTTGTTCGCATCTCCCCAAGGTAGTCCACTAAAACTTCCCATCCTTCTAAGGCGCGAGCGGCTTGACTCAAACTTCTGAGTGACGGAAACAGATCACTTAGAATATTCCTCTCCTGGTCGGAGAGCACGCTGGAGTGGGCAGAAGTGACATGAGATAGCAAAGTCATAGAATCTGTAAGAGACGGATTTTGCAAAGGTATCTCAGCAAGACTAGCCGTATACTCTTCGAGGcatgaaaagaaacaggaCGAGTCAGGTATGGGAATTATCGGGATTGGAGCTGGTAGACATTCGGCTACTCTGTCAGTGTGTTGTGCTTTAGTCAGTACCAAAACATGATCTGTTTCTGATGATGCTATGTTTCGTACAACGCTTGTAGAGCCAACAGCCCGTCCAGATCACACCTTCCACTGGCGCTGTTAAATGAGTTTTctgagaaaaagaaggcgaTTGCATATTTTTGGCAATGTGAGTTACTCCAAGAGTGGTAGAAATTAATCAACCTAGAGGGCGTATTCTCATTGTCGGAGGCTTGAATCGAGGAGgggctgaggagaagaattCTCAGGGACAAGGACTGCAACTGCAAGCTGAGATCGCAATCTTGCATTTCACTTTCTAGAGCATTTGTCAGGCATATAGTTACGCAGGGAAATTAGGGCAGCCCGCACACCTTCCAGTCCCATTGTGGATGCGGTTAAAGCAGGACCGATGACCTTCCAGATGGCACGGCGCCGAAGCGTGGTGCAGAACTGCCCGCgaacaagggaaagagaaaaactGATTTGGGTATTCATAGTTGTGTAGAGTGGTGTTGTTAGGCACATAGGAAGTCAGAGTTATGTACACTTGTATCACATGTCAATGGTAAGAGAGGAGTTCAAgtcatctgcttcttctcccttgTAACAGAGAAGGGTATCTAAATGTCGCATCCCGGATATTCAAAATATAAAAGACCAACACACGCCTTCAACAATGAGTTCTATAATAATATCTGTACAAAAGAAACGCAAAGAATCTATCCATGAGTAGATAATCCCTCAAGCCTTTTTCGACTCCAAACTCTGGTCGTGGCTGGAGGGAGCCTGTGCTGGTACTGCCTCGCCAACAGGCATGGGTGCCTTTGGAATTGTCTTCTTACTTTCCTTGATGACTGATTCTGCTTGCTGTTCTGGCGTCTGACCAACTGGTAGATAGGATGTGATCCAAGCCCACCAGCCTTGCTCTTCGACCTGCTCTGTTTCCTGTTGTCTCTCGACGTCCCAGACCTCGCGGGGCAGAATTCTAGGTGACGATTTCGACAGCCCGCCATGCTTTGCCTTCTGTGCTAGAAGCTCTTTCTCCACTGCCAGAAGAGCTTCTCGGGCGGCTTTTTCGGATTTTTCGAGTTCGGCCAATCGAGTCTCGACATCCTCTCTTCGGGTGTTCTCTTTCCGTCGGGACCTCCACGATTCGAATACTATTAAACCACCTGCCACAATGAATAAGAATGTCTCACTGATGAATGTCGCGCCAGACTCGATCGCCTTAGATTCCGAGAGGGGTCGAATGTGGGGTTTCGGGGCTGGTTTCgctgcttcttcggcggcCGCTTTGGCTTTTGCgatggcatcttcttctgctttcgCCTCCGCCTCTGTCTTGACCGTGGGGGATGTGGGCTTGTGTTTCCTGAGAGCGGCTTCGGCAGCTGCTCGTTTTTGAGAGGCGGCATTGTCACGGACAGCACCTAACCGGAGGCGCATATCGAACCGATGAAGTGCTTGCGCCATGGAGACGCAGACTTTCCGAAATCGTTCATGTTCGCGGGCCTGAGCTTTGATGCGATTCTACCCGCTGTCAGTATCTGTATGATGCATAAAGTAAGTGTCAACATACGGCGATCGGTTTTGACAGAGTTCGAATCGCGAGCGAAGAGAGTTTTAAGGTGAGGGACATgacggagaggagggcgaagaagagTTACAAGTTAAGGATAGGGAGTGAGGAAATAAGCGGGTAGCACAAGTCCATGACTCTCAAAACTGCAGAGTCTAATCGGGTTAGATGGTGCGTCATCTGTGCACATAGCATCTTACTAAATAAGGTAATAATGATCCCGCACTTGTGCACGCTGATGTCAGCA from Aspergillus oryzae RIB40 DNA, chromosome 1 encodes the following:
- a CDS encoding WD40 repeat domain-containing protein (predicted protein), whose amino-acid sequence is MPNQSGSDISLTSSSSSVCPGDRDTRPGSSSCDTPAPSQHRRPPYSTQEGVPVTRDQQPVLSDTDAVSSAFNPTDPGISALMALPQYPSVATNEANFLAVSEVVNAVIDRDSYFRRVGGGDEGTIHRHSSPPTDLYMSDSEMTDVLSDLGGVPLAPYENGQLGMETLVHHLIDHATARRAISTISEDSEDEDEDAAALITHYDTPVNQDPSTPISEQDDLLDDAEKFYSDEDGGDYDEDFAEQIEAYQAGDLSEVDYDDFYRGLDHDLGSQATEVTGPDDHNYPSDGEDWSGGDLTGDPRFPASVIHGTTHERNFTIDQFISQWLVQSTAASIPSLPVISTAMPPSPISNILGWNPPAKIARPSGYTGDFYDIQQIPWWETLRVKRADARELRDLWYTSYHNLEYSNQRPGLRLSQEEFYFREKAMYTKHKATIEHFQLRNLMSVAAHNTVHFAQESKVYSWAPAYDDVSCLIDLSKPSAESGLHAPVKISTMKSAHDVAIAGGFAGEYAVRATGTQEGGVQGFVTKDPNGITNHIDVVPSRTSRSPMGIFASNDRHLRVLDVETNTFIADQELSRAINCTATSPDGRLRCVIGDSPDAWVVEADTGRPVHPLRGHRDFGFACAWSPDMRHIATSNQDKTVIIWDARTWRVLEKIESDVAGYRSLRYSPVGGGPRTLLLCEPADRISIINAQTYQTRQVHDFFGEIGGADYSPDGSTVWVANTDEHFGGFMEYERRQWGQRYGVRGLPNEWVRESDLDEDERCVLSERERQMRFWWNLSDEEHEGMLLV
- a CDS encoding uncharacterized protein (predicted protein), with amino-acid sequence MGFSDLLQSAVSQAVSQATNSSGGNNNNNNQGGSNQGYGGDSYSERPSHGGNQGGYNDRPSQGYGGDSYNDRPSHGNQGGYNDRPSSGYGGDSYGGRPSHGNQGGYNDRPSSGYGGDSYNDRPSHGNQGGYNDRPSSGYGGDSYNDTSYNAPPPSHGGYHNSNPSSHGFSDSDVSPALAHAQQHSDSSSDSSLFSTALNFIKDKRGRSSSPDIDEDQMVQSHQQLYNDNDSSKAHDSNSLGAGAAMQALKMFSSGQSGGSSGGDQNAFIGMAMSQAAKLWEQKNSSGNVTDDKQSAVNKAAEMAMKMYMKSQGSGSSGSGGPALMNLAAKFLSK
- a CDS encoding class I myosin myoA (myosin class I heavy chain) is translated as MGHSRRPVGGEKKSRGFGRSKVADVGDGRQAGKPQVKKATFETTKKKDIGVSDLTLLSKISNEAINDNLKLRFEHDEIYTYIGHVLVSVNPFRDLGIYTDNVLDSYRGKNRLEVPPHVFAVAESSYYNMKSYKDNQCVIISGESGAGKTEAAKRIMQYIASVSGGSDSSIQQTKDMVLATNPLLESFGNAKTLRNNNSSRFGKYLELEFNANGEPVGANITNYLLEKSRVVGQIANERNFHIFYQFTKAAPQKYRDMFGVQQPQSYLYTSRSKCFDVPGVDDNAEFRDTLNAMGVIGMSEAEQDNVFRMLAAILWIGNVQFAEDDSGNAAISDQSVVDFVAYLLEVDPAQVNKALTIRIMETARGGRRGSVYEVPLNTVQALAVRDALSKAIYFNLFDWIVERVNQSLTAREPVANSIGILDIYGFEIFEKNSFEQLCINYVNEKLQQIFIQLTLKAEQDEYAREQIQWTPIKYFDNKVVCSLIEDKRPPGVFAALNDACATAHADSGAADNTFVGRLNFLGQNPNFENRQGQFIVKHYAGDVSYSVEGMTDKNKDQLLKDLLNLVGSSGNQFVHTLFPNQVNQDDKRRPPTASDKIKASANDLVATLMKAQPSYIRTIKPNDNKAPREYNVGNVLHQIKYLGLQENVRIRRAGFAYRQTFNKFVERFYLLSPKTSYAGDYTWTGDAESGARQILKDTSIPAEEYQMGITKVFVKTPETLFALEAMRDRYWHNMAIRIQRAWRNYLRYRIECAIRIQRFWRRTTGGLELLKVRDQGHQVLQGRKERRRMSLLGSRRFLGDYLGIGNKGGPGEMIRNGAGISGSDDILFSCRGEVLISKFGRSSKPSPRILVLTNRHVYIVAQILVNNQLQISAERTVPIGAIKAVSTSNLKDDWFSLIIGGQEPDPLINCVFKTEFFTHLQTALRGQLNLKVSENIEYNKKPGKLATVKAIKDPAASPNVDTYKSHTIHTSPGEPPSSVSKPTPKAKQVAARPVTKGKLLRPGGPGGGPSKLASRPASRPTPKPQPLPQSQPATAQPIPAPQPAAVPRPVPQPVAAAAASHTRNASSGSVRAPPPPPPASPPAPKKATAKALYDFTSAQSNELDIRAGDVVQIVSKEGNGWWLCMNMATSVQGWTPQAYLEEQVAPTPKPAPPPPPPAAPRASPVPSANGAAATAAAAKAKPAPPAPPAKRPNMAGRKAVPAPPPAPRDSAVSMNSQDSSGGSGRGTPNSTSNASLAGGLAEALRARQHAMQGKHDDDDEW
- a CDS encoding OPA3 family protein (predicted protein) — encoded protein: MAQALHRFDMRLRLGAVRDNAASQKRAAAEAALRKHKPTSPTVKTEAEAKAEEDAIAKAKAAAEEAAKPAPKPHIRPLSESKAIESGATFISETFLFIVAGGLIVFESWRSRRKENTRREDVETRLAELEKSEKAAREALLAVEKELLAQKAKHGGLSKSSPRILPREVWDVERQQETEQVEEQGWWAWITSYLPVGQTPEQQAESVIKESKKTIPKAPMPVGEAVPAQAPSSHDQSLESKKA